The DNA segment GTGCGGGGTCATGCGCTCGCCTCCGAGCGGGCGGGGGTGGTGTCGGCGGTCCAGAGGTGCATCGCGGCGTACGCCCGCCACGGGCGCCAGGACCGGGCGCGCGCGTCGAGGCCGGCGGCGCTGCCGTCGGCGCCGCGCGCCGCGAGCGCGCGGCGCAGCCCGAGGTCGCCCACCGGCAGGGCGTCGGGGTCGCGCAGCGCGCGCATCGCGACGTAGCCGGCGGTCCACGGGCCGAAGCCCGGCAGCGCCCGCAGGCGGGCGACGGCCTCTGCCCGGTCCCCGCGCCCGTCCAGGCGCAGGCGACCGTCGGCGACGGCGCGTGCGAGCGCCCGCAGCGCGCGGATGCGCACGCCGGTGATCCCGAGCCCGGACAGGTCCGCGTGGGCGAGCGACTCGGGCGTGGGGAAGCGGTGCGTCAGCGCGCCGTCGGCGGCGGCCAGCGGCGTGCCGTGACGGCGCACGAGCCGGCCCGCGAGGGTGGTCGCGGCCGCCACCGACACCTGCTGGCCGAGCACCGCGCGCACGGCGCACGCGAAGCCGTCCACCGCCCCGGGCACCCGCAGCCCCGGTCGCGCGGCCACGAGCGGCGCGAGGACGGGGTCGCCGCCGAGGACGGCGCGGATGACACCCGGGTCCGCGTCGAGGTCGCAGAGCTCGCGCGCGCCCCGGACGATGCCCGCGAGGTCCGCGCCCGGTGCGAGCCGCACGGTGAGTCGTGGCTCTCCCGAGCCGATCGCCACCTCGACGGTCCCCCCCGGGACGGTGCGGCGGTAGCGGCCCGCGCGCACCTCCTCCACCCCCGGCAGCGCCCGCGCGGCGAGGAACGCGAGCAGCGCGCCGGCGTCGAGCGGTCCGCTGACCGCCAGACGCAGGCTGAGGCCCCCCGGGTAGCGCCGCACGCCGGTGGGGGAGCGGCGCAGCTCGGTCGGCGTCGCCCCGAACGCCGCGCGAACCGAGGCGTTGAACTGGCGGACGCTCGCGTAGCCGGCGCAGAACGCCACCTCGGTCACCGGCAGGTCCTCGTCGAGCAGCAGGCGGGCGAGCTGCGCCCGGCGGGTGCGCGCCACCGCGAGCGGCCCCGCACCGAGCTCCGCGACGAACACCCGGTGCAGGTGGCGTTCGCTCACCGCCATCCGGCGGGCGAGGCCGCGCACCCCCTCGTCGTCGACGACGCCCTCGCGGATCGCCCGCAGCGCCCGACCGACGAGGTCGCCCCTGGCGTCCCACGCGTCGGGCGACGTCTCGGGCCGGCACCGCCGGCAGGCCCGGAAGCCGCCCTCCTCGGCGGCGGCGGCGCAGGCGAAGAAGACCACGTTGCGCCGCGCCGGGGTGCGCGCCGGGCAGATCGGCCGGCAGTAGATGCCCGTCGAGGTCACGCCGGTGAAGAACCGCCCGTCGAACCGGGCGTCGCGGCTGGCCACCGCGCGGTAGCAGGCGTCGAAGTCGGTGTGCACGGCTGTAGTGGTACCAGAGCCCGCGCCCCCCGCGCTGGCGGGAATCGGACACGGCAGTTCCTTCACGCCACGGAGGACCGCTGGGACACCGACGTGCGCCCGGCTCGCTCAGACGGCGAGGTCGGCGACGCTGTCGAGGACGTAGGTTGGGCGTGGGTCGAGGCCCGCGACGTCCTCGCGGTCGGTGACGCCGGTGAGCACGAGCGCGGTGTCCCAGCCGAGCGCCCGCGCGCCGGCGATGTCGGTGTCGGGACGGTCGCCGACCATCAGGAGCCGGCCGCGGGGGAGGCGCTCGACGACGGCCTCGAACAGCGCGGGATAGGGCTTGCCGGCGATCTCGGGCGTGCGCCCCGACGCGGCGTTGAGCGCCGCCACGGTCGCCCCGTTGCCCGGCACGAGTCCCTCGGGGGACGGGAAGGCGACGTCGCCGTTCGTGGCGACGTAACGCGCCCCCCGGCGCAGGGCGAGCGTCGCCCGGCGCAGGTCGTCCCAGACGAGGTCGCGGGTGAACCCGACGACGACGACCTCGGCCTCCTGCGGCTCGCGCACCTCGACGCAGCCGCGGCGCGCGAGGACCGTGCGGAGCCCGTCGGCGCCGACGACGAGGCAGCGGGCGCCGGGCTCGATGAGGCGTGCGGCGGCCTGCGAGGAGGTCACGACCTCCTCCGGTGTCGCCGGCACTCCCATGCCCGCGAGCTTGGCGGCGACCTCCTCGGGGGTACGCGCGGCGTTGTTCGTCACGAAGGCGACGGGACGGCCGCTCGCCCGGACGGCGGCCACGGTCTCCGCGGCGCCCGGCACGGGGCGCTCAGCGAGGTAGATGACGCCGTCGAGGTCGAACACCACGCCGACGTAGCCGTCCACGCCGGATGTCGTCGCGCCCTCCGCCGGGGCGTCGTGCGCAGCCGACACCCGGCTACAGCGACTGCAGGCGCTTGGCCATGCGCGACTTGTGGTTCGCCGCGTAGTTGCGGTGCACCACGCCCTTGCCGGCGGCGCGGTCGAGCTGACGCGACGCCGCGACGAAGCGCTCCTCGGCGCGCGTCCGGTCGCCGTCGTCCACCGCGGTCCGGAACTGCTTCAGGTGGGTCTTCAGCGCGCTGCGCATGGCCTTGTTGCGCTGGCGGCGGACCTCGTTCTGGCGGTTGCGCTTGATCTGGCTGGCGATGTTGGCCATGGCAGGGCCCTCGATCGGAAAGGAGCTGGAAGGAACGCGGAAAAATCGGCCCTCACGGGGCCGCAGGCGGCCAGTCTAGCGCTCCCGCGCGCGAGCGGGAAAGCGCCACGGAGGGCGCCGAACCGGTAGGGCGCCAGCCGCGGATAGCCTTGGGCACACATGACCTATCCCTCTGCGCGCATCCGCAACTTCGCGATCATCGCCCACGTCGACCACGGCAAGTCGACGCTGGCCGACCGCATGCTGCAGGAGACCCGGCTCGTCGAGGGCCGGATGATGCGGGCGCAGTACCTCGACCGGATGGACCTCGAGCGCGAGCGGGGCATCACCATCAAGGCCCAGTCGGTCCGCATGCCCTACACCGCGGCGGGCGGCACCGAGTACCTGCTCAACCTCATCGACACGCCCGGCCACGTCGACTTCTCCTACGAGGTGAGCAGGGCGATGAACGCCTGCGAGGGCGCGGTTCTGCTCGTCGACGCCGCCCAGGGCATGGAGGCCCAGACGATCGCGAACCTCTACCTCGCCGTGGAGGCGGGTCTCGAGGTCATCCCGGTCCTGAACAAGATCGACCTGCCCGCCGCCCGCCCCGAGCAGGTGGCGCTCGAGATCGTCTCGTTGCTCGGCGGCGACGCGGAGGACATCCTCGCGGTGTCTGCCAAGACCGGGCAGGGCGTCCCGGCGGTGCTCGAGCGCATCGTCGAGCGGGTGCCGCCGCCCGCCGGCGACCCGGAGGCGCCGACGCGGGGTCTCGTGTTCGACTCCGTCTACGACGCCTACCGCGGGGTGGTCACGTACGTGCGGGTCGTCGACGGCTGGCTGCGGCCGCGCATGGAGGTGCGCCTCATGGCCACCGGGTTCCACAACGAGATCGACGAGCTCGCGGTCATCTCACCGGAGCCCAAGCCGGTCGACGCCCTCGGGCCCGGCGAGGTCGGCTACTTCACCGCCGCGATCAAGGAGGTCGACTCGGCGCGGGTCGGTGACACCGTCACCGAGCACCGCAGGCCGGCGCCCGAGCCGCTGCCCGGCTACCGCGAGCCGACCCCGATGGTCTTCAGCGGCCTGTACCCCCTCGACTCCGCCGACTTCCCCGACCTGCGCGACGCGCTCGAGCGTCTGCGCCTGAACGACGCGAGCTTCACGTTCGAGCCGGAGACGTCGGTGGCCCTGGGCTTCGGCTTCCGCTGCGGCTTCCTCGGCCTGCTCCACATGGAGATCGTCTCCGAGCGCCTCGACCGCGAGTTCGACATCCCCCTCGTGACGACCGCCCCGAACGTGAAGTACGAGGTGCACCTCACCGAGGCGCTGCGCAAGCCGAACGAGCCCGCCGTGGTGCTCGTCTCCAACCCTGCCGAGCTGCCTGCACCCAACCGCATCGAGCGGATCCTCGAACCGGTCGTCGACGCGATGATCCTCTGCCCGTCCGACTACGTCGGACCGGTCATGCAGCTCTGCGAGGTGCGCCGCGGGCAGCTGGAGAAGATGGAGTACCTCACCGAGGAGCGCGTCGAGCTGCGCTACCGGCTGCCCCTCGCCGAGATCATCTTCGACTTCTTCGACCGGCTGAAGTCGTCCACGCGCGGCTACGCGTCGCTCGACTACGAGCCGGCCGGCATGGCGGAGGCCGACCTCGTCAAGGTCGACGTCCTGCTGAACGGCGAGCCCGTCGACGCCTTCAGCGCGATCGTGCACCGCGCGAAGGCCTACGAGTACGGCAAGGGCATGGTGGGACGGCTGCGCGAGCTCATCCCGCGCCAGCTGTTCGACGTGCCGATCCAGGCGGCGATCGGCTCGAAGATCATCGCCCGCGAGACGGTGAAGGCCCGCCGCAAGGACGTCGTCGCGAAGTGCTACGGCGGCGACGTGTCGCGCAAGCGCAAGCTGCTCGAGGCGCAGAAGGAAGGCAAGAAGCGGATGAAGGCCGTCGGGACGGTGGAGATCCCCCAGGAGGCCTTCGTCGCCGCCCTGTCGATCAGGGACTGAAGCGGGCGACGCCCCCGCGCGCTTCGCGCAGCGCGCCCTACCCTTGAAGGGTGCAGGCGTCCTCCGGCGACCCGGGCCCGCCGACCGGCGCGGGGCTCTACGTCCACGTCCCCTTCTGCCGGTCACGCTGCCCCTACTGCGACTTCAACGTCCTGGCGGGCGCGGGTCGGGCGCTGCGGGCCCGCTACGTCGCAGCCGTGAGGGCCGAGCTCGCCCGGGTCGCGGCCGCCGGGCCGGCGTCGGTTGCCCCACCCGGCACGCGAACCGGCGGGTGGCCGGTGTTCGGCAGCGTGTTCGTGGGGGGCGGCACGCCCACCGAGCTCGCAGCCGGCGACCTCGCCGGGATCCTGCGGCACGCCCGTGCGGTGCTGCCGGTGGCCCCCGACGCGGAGGTCACCGTGGAGGCCAACCCCGAGGACGTCGACGCGGAGACCCTCGCCGCCCTCGTCGACGCGGGCCTCACCCGCCTTTCCGTCGGCGCGCAGTCGTTCGCTCCGCACGTCCTTGACTTCCTCGGCCGTGGGCACGCCCCCCACCGGGCGCCGGCGGCGGTCGCGGCGGCACGGGCGGCCGGCGTCGCCCGGGTCTCGGTCGACCTCATCTACGGCGCGCCGTGCGAGACGGACGCGGACTGGACGGCCACCCTCGACGCGGCCGTCGGCGCCGGCGTCGACCACCTGTCGGCGTACGCGCTCACCGTCGAGGCCAACACGCCCTACGCCGCGGCGATCGCCCGCGGCGCCGCCGGAGCCCCCGACGAGGACGTCCAGGCCGCGCGGATGGCCGTCGCCGACGAGCGTCTCGGCGCCGCCGGGCTGCGCCGCTACGAGATCTCGAACTGGGCCCGCCCCGGTGCGCAGAGCCGTCACAACCTCCTCTACTGGCGCGGCGGCGACTGGCTCGGCGTCGGCGCCGGCGCGCACGGCCACTGGGCCGGGCGCCGCTGGTGGAACCTGCGCCCGACCGCCCGCTACGCCGACACCGTGCTTGCGGGGTGGGCGGCCACCGCGGGACAGGAGCTGCTCGACGGCGCGGCGCGGCGCACCGAGCGCCTCATGATGGGGCTGCGGCTCGTCGCGGGGGTGCCGCGCGCGGCTGTGGAACCGCTCGACGAGGCCGCGGCGGACCGGCTGGTCGCCGCGGGTCTCCTCGCCGACGACGGCGGCCGGCTCGCGCTCACCCCGGCCGGCCGGCCGCTGGCCGGCGCCGTGGTCCTGCGGCTCCTGCCGTAGCCGCTTCACGCCCCGCCCGCGTCAGCCGACACCCTTCCGGGTACAACCGGCGATCCGAGGAGGTGGCGCGATGCTGTGGGGGCTGATCGGTCTGGGACTCCTCCTCGGCGCGTGGTGGGCGTGGCAGTGGCAGGCCGGTCGCGACGCGGCCGCGCGGGTCCGGCGGCCCGCCGACCCCTTCGTCGACCGCCGCGCGATGGTGCGCTACCACGCGGCCCTGCGCGCCTCCTCACCGCGGCGACGCTGAACCGACATCCCGCGCACGCGCGCGGGCCGGCGCGCTGCTGGGACCCACCATGGTGCTTGAGCCTCGTAGGTGCAGGCGTCACTATGGGCTTGGCACTCGCACCTCGTGACTGCCAAGCCGCCCGGGACGGGAGAAGGAGGGTTGCAACCACCGTGGAGTCGCTCGACGAGCGCAAGGGGGAGATCCTCAAGGCGATCGTGCGGGCCTACGTCCGCGACGGCGAGCCCGTCGGCTCGAAGCGGCTGCTGCGCGAGACGGGCCTCGGCGTGTCGGCGGCCACCGTGCGGGCCGACATGGCCGCGCTCGAGGACGCCGGGTTCATCGCACAGCCCCACACCTCGGCGGGGCGCATCCCCACCGACAAGGGCTACCGCTACTTCGTCGACACCCTGTCGGGCACCGCGACGCTGAGCCCCGAGCAGCGGGCCGCCCTCGAAGGGTTGCTGCGCGGCTCGTCCGATCTCGAGGAGCTGCTCCGCCGCACGTCGGGGATTCTCTCGCGGCTCACGCGGTTCGCGGCGCTCGTCGTCGCCCCGCGCCTCGACCGCAGCCGCGTGCGCCACGTCGAGCTCGTCTGGCTCGGCGCGACGAGCGTGCTCGCCGTCGTCATCGCCGATACCGGCCGTGTCGAGAAGCGCATGCTCGACCTGGAGGTGCCGGTCATCGAGCACGACGTCGGGCGTGCGCGCTACGCGGTCAACGACGCCCTCGCCGGCCTGCCCCTCACCCAGGCCCCCGAGGTCCTGGCGGGACTTGCCGCCGGCGCGCCGCAGGAGGTGCGCACCGTGATCGAGGCGGTCGCGAAGGCGGTGCGTGGCGGCCTCGACGCGCCGCAGTACGAGCAGCTGTTCGTGGGGGGGACGGCGAACATCGCCGTCTCCGGCTACTTCAACCGCATCGAGCAGGTGCAGCAGGTGTACGAGACGCTCGAGGAGCAGGTGATCGTCCTGCAGATGCTCCGCGACGCCCTCGACACCGGCGACCCGGCGGTGCGCATCGGCGCCGAGCTCCCGCTCGTCGAGCTCGCCGCCTGCTCCATCGTCGCGGCGAGCTACGACGCCGTCGGCGGGGCCGAGGGCAGCCTCGGCGTGCTCGGCCCGAGCCGCATGGACTATCCCCGGACCCTGGCGGCCGTGCAGGCGGTAGCCTCGTCGCTCGAGAAGGCGCTCGCCGACCTCGTCGGCGGCCGCGCCTCCCCCCCGACGCGCCCCGGCCTGAACTAGCGACTAGCGAACGGACGAGATCCCCGCCGTGCAAGACCTCTACGAGATCCTCGGCGTCAGCCGCGACGCGAGCGAGGACGACATCAAGCGCGCCTACCGCCGGCGCGCCCGTGAGTCGCACCCCGACGCGGGCGGCGACGAGAACGAGTTCAAGCAGGTCACCACCGCCTACGAGGTCCTGAAGAACCCGCAGGCGCGCGCGAACTACGACCAGTTCGGCGACCCCCGGGGGCCGGGCGGCGGCGGCGGCGACCCGTCCGGCGGCTTCGGCGACCTCGGCGACCTCATCGACGCGTTCTTCGGCGGCATGGGCGGTGTGGGAGGGTTCTCCGGGCGCAGCCGCGGCCGGAGCGCGCGCAGCGGCCCCCAGTCCGGCCGTGACGCGGTCGTCGACCTCGTGCTCACCCTCGAGGAGGCCGCGGCGGGGGTCCGCCGCGACGTCGACATCACCGTCGCCCGGCCCTGCGACGCCTGCGAGGCCACCGGGGCGAAGGGCGACAGCAAACCGGTGACCTGTTCGACCTGCAACGGGCAGGGGGCGGTGCAGCAGGTCGCGCGCAGCGTTTTCGGCCAGATGCTCACGACCACGCCGTGCCCCGCCTGCCGGGGCGAGGGCGTCCGGATAGCGGACCCCTGCCCCGCCTGCCGCGGCGAGGGCCGCCTGCAGGTCACCGAGACCGTCACCGTCGACGTGCCGCCCGGCGTCGACGAGGGCACCCGACTGCGCGTGACGGGCCGGGGCGAAGCCGGCCGCAGGGGCGGTGCGCTCGGCGACCTCTACGTGCGCCTGCACGTCGCCGCCCACGACGTCTTCCGCCGGGAGGGCAACGACCTGCACTGCGAGCTCACGGTCCCGATGACCCAGGCGGCCCTCGGTGCGGAGCTCAAGCTGCCGACCCTGCACGGCGAGGAGGCGGTGACGCTGCCCGCAGGGGTGCAGACGGGTGACGTCGTCACCCTGCGGCGCCAGGGCATGCCGAAGCTCAACGGGGGCGGGGCACGCGGCAACCTCTACGTGCACTGCCGGGTGCTCACTCCGACCGACCTCGATGAGAGGCAGGAGGCGCTGCTGCGCGAGCTCGCGGCGCTGCGCGGCGAGGACGTCCCCGCAGAGCAGCGGCGCCTGTTCAGCCGACTGAAGGACGCCTTCCGGATGTGAGCGCGCCGGTGCCGCGCACGCGCGGCCCCCACTTCTTCTGCGACCCGGTCGAGGGTGGGTCGGCGACGCTGCGCGGCGGCGACGCGCATCATCTCGCCCGGGTGCTGCGGGCGGCACCGGGCGACCCCGTGAGCCTCGCCGACGGGACGGGAGGGCTCTACCAGGCGCGCGTCACGGCCGCCGGGCCCGACCTCGTGCACTGCGCCGTCACCGAACGGTTCGTCGTTGCGCCGCCCCGGCCGGCGCTGACGGTCGTGCACGCCCTGCCGAAGGGACGCAAGCTCGACGAGGTGGTGACGCGCCTGAGCGAGGTCGGCGTCGACCGGCTCCTGCCGGTCCACTCCGAGCGGAGCCAGGTGGTGCTCCGCGGCGACCGGGCGGCGCGGGCGGTGACGCGATGGCGGGCGGTCGCGCTCGCCGCCGCCAAGCAGGCCCGCCGTGTCCGCCCGCTCGAGGTGGGCCCGGTGGGGGAGTGGACCGGCGCCTTCGCCGGCGCCCGTGGGATCGTGCTGTGGGAGGAGGCGGACGCCGCGCTGCCGGCGGTGCTCGCCGGTGTCGGCGGCGCGGACGAGCTCGTCCTCGCCGTCGGGCCGGAGGGCGGGCTGACCGCCGACGAGGTCGCCGCGACCGGACTGCCCGCGGCCCGCCTGGGCCCCACGATCCTGCGCACGGAGACGGCTGCGCTCGTGGCCGCCGGGGTCGTCCTCGCCGCCGTCGGCCGATTCGGCTGAGGTCGGTGGGGCTATCGTCGGCCCATGGACTACCCGCACACCCCCACCGTCGACCAGGTCGACGACTACCACGGCACGAAGGTCGCCGACCCCTACCGCTGGCTCGAGGACCCCGACACGCCCGAGGCCCGCGCGTGGATCGCCGAGCAGAACCGCCTCACGCAGGCGTGGCTCGAGGAGGTCGCGGCCCGCCCCCGGATTCGCGCCCGCCTCGCCGAGCTGTGGGACCACCCCCGCGCCGGTGCACCCTGGCGGCGCGGCGCCGCGTGGTTCCAGATGCGCAACACCGGACTGCAGAACCAGGACGTCCTGTGGGTCCTGGACGCCGCGGACGGGCACGGCCGGGTGCTGCTCGATCCGAACGAGCTGTCCCCCGACGGGACGGTCGCGCTCGCGGCCCTCGCGGTCAGCGACGACGGCGGGCTGCTCGCCTACGCGACGAGCGCGGCCGGCTCCGACTGGATGACCTGGCGGGTCCGCGACGTCGCGACCGGCGCCGACCATCCCGACGAGCTGCACTGGAGCAAGTTCGCCGGGGCGGCGTGGGCGCCGGACGCCTCAGGGTTCTTCTACGCCCGGTTCGACCCGCCCGCCGAGGGGCGCGACCTCGCCGCGGCCAACCGCGGCCACCAGCTGCGCTTCCACCGCCTCGGCGACCCCCAGGACGACGACGCGCTCGTCTACGCGCGCCCCGATCGGCCGGACTGGATGTTCTCGCCGATGGTCACCGAGGACGGCCGCTGGCTCGTCGTGCACATCTCCGAGGGCACCGACCCCCGGGGACGTGTGTGGGTGCGTGAGCTCGGCGTCGACGCGGCGCTGCGGCCGCTGCTCGACGACTTCGACGCCGCCTACGACGTCATCGGCGTGGACGGTGACGACGTGTACGTCCTGACCGACCGCGACGCGCCGCGCGGACGCATCGTCGCCCTGGACGTGCGTGACCCGGCGCGCTGGCGCGAGGTGGTCGCCGAGAGCGAGGACACGCTCGAGCACGCCCGCCTCGTCGGGAGACGGCTCGTCGTCGTGCGCCTCCACCACGCCCGCAACCGGCTGCGCCTGCACGACCTCGACGGCACGCCGGGCGCGGACGTGGCGCTGCCCGACATCGCCACCGTGTCGAGCCTCACCGGGCGGGCCGGCGACGACGGGTGCCACGTCGGGGTCGTCACCTACACGCAGCCCCAGGCGATCTACCGCATCGACGTCGCGTCGGAGGCGGTGACGCTCGTGCGGCCCCCGGCGCTGGACGTCGACGCCGGCGACTACGTCGCCGAGCAGGTCTTCGTCGACCGTCCCGGGGGCGTCGCGGTGCCGATGTTCCTCGTGCGCCGTGCCGACGTCACCGGCGACGCGCCGGTCCGCCTGTACGGCTACGGCGGGTTCAGCATCTCGCTGACCCCCGGGTTCACCGTGGCGAACCTCGTGTGGCTCGAGCGCGGCGGCGTGCTCGCCGTGGCGAACCTCCGCGGCGGCGGCGAGTACGGCAGGCAGTGGCACGACGCGGGGCGCCTGGCGAACAAGCAGACGGTCTTCGACGACGCGATCGCGTGCGCGGAGTGGCTCGTCGCCACCGGCTGGACCCGCACCGATCGGCTGGCCATCCAGGGCGGCTCGAACGGCGGGCTGCTCGCGGCCGCCTGCCTCGTCAAGCGTCCCGACCTGTTCGGGGCGTGCGTCCCGGAGGTCGGCGTCCTCGACATGCTGCGCTTCCACCGCTTCACCATCGGGTGGGCGTGGACGAGCGACTACGGCAGCCCCGACGACCCCGAGCAGTTCGCCTGGCTCCACGCCTACTCGCCGCTGCACAACCTCGTCCCCGGCACGCGCTACCCGGCGACCCTCGTCGTCACCGGCGACCACGACGACCGCGTCGTGCCGGCCCACTCGTTCAAGTTCACCGCCGCGCTGCAGGCCGCGCAGGCCGACGACGGCCCGCCGGTGCTCATCCGCGTGGAGACCGACGCGGGCCACGGTGCCGGCAAGCCCACCGCGAAGCTCATCGACGAGCGTGCCGACGTGCTCGCCTTCCTCGTCCGCGCCCTCGACATGGAGGGCGCAGCGCCGCGCTAGCCTTGTGCTCATGAGCGATGACCAGGCCAATCGCAGCGACGCGCGCCCGAGCGAGCTGTTGGCGATGCCCGAGGGCGCCCGGCGGCTGACGACGATCGGCATGGCGCAGAAGGAGCCGGGGCTGTGCGCGTGCGGGCAGCACGCCGACCCCGACGCCGACGGCGAGCGACACGCTCACGCCGAGCCGCACACTCACGGCGAGCCGCCCGCCCAAGCCGAGCCGCACGCCCACGCCGGGCCGGCGCGCCACGGCGACGCGTAACCGCGAGTAGCCCGACCGCCGCGCCGGTTACCCGCTGGGTACCCAGCAGTCCTTCGCCGACGCCGCCTCGCGTCTCTAGACTGCGGCCGGTCGACGAGCCGACAGGGGCTGCACCATGGCGAGCGTGTTCACGAGGATCATCAACGGCGAGCTTCCCGGGCGGTTCGTGTGGCGCGACGAGACGTGCGTCGCGTTCCTGTCCATCAACCCCCTGAGCCCCGGGCACGTCCTCGTGGTGCCGCGACAGGAGGTCGACCACTGGATCGACCTCGACCTCGGCACCTGGGAGCACCTCACCCGCGTGGCGAAGGCGATCGGCGCCGCGCTGCAGCGCGGCTACCAGCCCGCCAAGGTCGGCATGATGCTCGCGGGCCTCGAGGTGCCCCACGTGCACATCCACCTCGTGCCGATCAACGACCTGCACGACCTCGACTTCGCGCGGGCCGACCGTGACCCCGACCCCGCGGATCTCGACCTGGCCGCGGACACCGTCCGGGAGGCGCTGCGCGGCCTCGGCGTGAGCGGCGTCGCGGAGTAGCGGGGCGTGCGCCTCGGGCTCGTCCTGTCGGGAGGCGGGGCGAAGGGGTCGTTCGAGGCGGGCGTCCTCGCCGCGGTCGAGGACGCGGGCCTGCGGCCGGAGGTCGTGTCGGGCACCTCCGCGGGTGCGCTGAACGCGGCGGCCCTCGCGGCGGGCTTCGACGCCG comes from the Egibacteraceae bacterium genome and includes:
- a CDS encoding prolyl oligopeptidase family serine peptidase, with product MDYPHTPTVDQVDDYHGTKVADPYRWLEDPDTPEARAWIAEQNRLTQAWLEEVAARPRIRARLAELWDHPRAGAPWRRGAAWFQMRNTGLQNQDVLWVLDAADGHGRVLLDPNELSPDGTVALAALAVSDDGGLLAYATSAAGSDWMTWRVRDVATGADHPDELHWSKFAGAAWAPDASGFFYARFDPPAEGRDLAAANRGHQLRFHRLGDPQDDDALVYARPDRPDWMFSPMVTEDGRWLVVHISEGTDPRGRVWVRELGVDAALRPLLDDFDAAYDVIGVDGDDVYVLTDRDAPRGRIVALDVRDPARWREVVAESEDTLEHARLVGRRLVVVRLHHARNRLRLHDLDGTPGADVALPDIATVSSLTGRAGDDGCHVGVVTYTQPQAIYRIDVASEAVTLVRPPALDVDAGDYVAEQVFVDRPGGVAVPMFLVRRADVTGDAPVRLYGYGGFSISLTPGFTVANLVWLERGGVLAVANLRGGGEYGRQWHDAGRLANKQTVFDDAIACAEWLVATGWTRTDRLAIQGGSNGGLLAAACLVKRPDLFGACVPEVGVLDMLRFHRFTIGWAWTSDYGSPDDPEQFAWLHAYSPLHNLVPGTRYPATLVVTGDHDDRVVPAHSFKFTAALQAAQADDGPPVLIRVETDAGHGAGKPTAKLIDERADVLAFLVRALDMEGAAPR
- a CDS encoding HIT family protein gives rise to the protein MASVFTRIINGELPGRFVWRDETCVAFLSINPLSPGHVLVVPRQEVDHWIDLDLGTWEHLTRVAKAIGAALQRGYQPAKVGMMLAGLEVPHVHIHLVPINDLHDLDFARADRDPDPADLDLAADTVREALRGLGVSGVAE